Proteins encoded in a region of the Shewanella polaris genome:
- a CDS encoding methyl-accepting chemotaxis protein, which translates to MTKTIKAKLIILVGTLLIFVSSFFIVNLLMIEKAVLKQEKLNINDKVESLVKDNLIGQVDTLSRSVNDFYQQSKVENIRQALGDEIVVLRNTINNLYENNLTDDPDMMIYTFLNEYQWGKGRYLFAYDADTLTNEAAGNGSVSVGDSRDAIDEKGNYYARDIVAAAKENKIGFTNYFFSNPSTGKIEEKISASFYFEPLNLVIATGEYISTLKQGNVTAALQTIMAAKYGEHGEFWVQDLNGNILAHSQKNLIGTQTDNTVNVKQVLGDKSDAFILLSEVSSVTNVNKTKISYVRKILPEWGWIIGTGTLESNVTSIQEGLSDGTREIFDNKTFQSIAVASMIIIVALFFCVWVINKIISNMVVLKTRIDTLSTGEADLTSRLEIINHDELGDISHSVNNFIGYLQTMMLDISSSSKEITEGIIQLNSQSESNTIALNNHSSETRLAATAITQMNSSAEAVANSAAQTASRSEQANQEAKVSKITVVDASNSVIALVEDMNVATNKINTMSENTDQIVSILSVIKGIADQTNLLALNAAIEAARAGEQGRGFAVVADEVRSLASRTQSSTAQIEQILTRLQNDASSAVKVMVETKDSCQKVADNTFKVTSNLDSMTNSIVVINDLGGQIATASEEQSAVTSEISRNIHTIETMALELLQNGTQTAVSTQNLSIANERLNLLVNKFKLA; encoded by the coding sequence ATGACAAAAACTATTAAAGCTAAATTAATTATATTAGTTGGCACTTTACTAATCTTTGTATCTAGCTTTTTTATCGTCAACTTACTAATGATTGAAAAGGCTGTTCTTAAGCAAGAAAAGCTAAATATCAATGATAAAGTTGAAAGTTTAGTCAAGGACAACCTCATCGGCCAGGTAGATACTCTCAGCCGTTCAGTTAATGATTTCTATCAACAATCCAAAGTTGAAAATATCAGGCAAGCCCTGGGCGATGAGATTGTCGTTTTGCGTAATACAATTAATAATCTTTATGAAAATAATCTTACCGATGATCCCGATATGATGATCTATACTTTTCTCAATGAATATCAATGGGGAAAGGGTCGCTATCTGTTTGCCTATGATGCAGACACTTTAACGAATGAAGCCGCTGGCAATGGTAGCGTTTCAGTAGGCGATAGTCGTGATGCTATCGATGAAAAAGGCAATTATTATGCTCGGGATATTGTTGCCGCAGCCAAAGAAAACAAGATAGGTTTTACCAACTACTTTTTTTCAAATCCATCTACTGGAAAAATAGAAGAAAAAATATCAGCTTCTTTCTATTTTGAACCGCTTAATTTAGTGATTGCCACAGGCGAGTATATCAGCACACTAAAGCAGGGAAATGTCACTGCTGCACTACAAACAATCATGGCAGCAAAGTATGGTGAACATGGAGAATTTTGGGTGCAGGATCTAAATGGTAATATTCTGGCACACTCGCAAAAAAATCTCATTGGTACTCAAACAGACAACACAGTTAACGTTAAGCAAGTATTAGGGGACAAATCTGATGCCTTTATTCTACTATCTGAAGTTTCCTCTGTAACGAATGTTAATAAAACAAAAATTTCATATGTAAGAAAGATTTTACCTGAATGGGGCTGGATTATTGGAACTGGAACTCTTGAATCTAATGTCACCTCGATTCAAGAGGGACTTTCGGATGGCACTCGTGAGATATTCGACAATAAAACTTTCCAGAGTATTGCCGTGGCATCCATGATTATCATCGTTGCACTCTTTTTTTGTGTCTGGGTTATAAACAAAATAATCTCCAATATGGTGGTGTTAAAAACACGTATAGACACCTTATCCACTGGTGAAGCCGATCTTACTTCTCGATTGGAAATCATAAATCATGATGAGCTTGGAGATATAAGCCATTCAGTTAATAATTTTATTGGTTACCTTCAAACCATGATGCTTGATATTTCAAGTTCATCTAAAGAAATCACAGAAGGGATAATACAGCTTAACAGTCAGTCAGAAAGTAATACCATCGCACTCAATAATCACAGTTCAGAAACTCGTCTCGCTGCTACAGCAATCACTCAGATGAACAGCTCAGCAGAAGCTGTGGCTAACAGTGCAGCGCAAACAGCATCGAGAAGCGAACAAGCCAACCAAGAAGCTAAAGTATCTAAAATCACCGTTGTTGATGCGTCAAATAGCGTAATAGCCCTTGTAGAAGATATGAATGTGGCGACCAATAAAATTAATACCATGAGTGAGAATACTGACCAAATCGTATCGATTTTAAGCGTAATTAAGGGGATAGCTGATCAAACTAATTTGTTAGCACTCAATGCTGCAATAGAAGCCGCTCGAGCAGGAGAGCAAGGACGTGGGTTTGCAGTTGTAGCTGATGAAGTTCGCTCACTTGCCTCCCGTACACAATCGAGTACCGCTCAAATTGAACAAATCTTAACAAGGTTACAAAATGACGCCTCATCAGCAGTAAAGGTGATGGTTGAAACTAAAGATAGCTGTCAGAAGGTGGCAGATAACACGTTTAAAGTGACCTCTAACCTTGATTCAATGACAAACTCTATAGTGGTAATTAACGATTTAGGCGGTCAAATAGCCACAGCATCTGAGGAACAAAGTGCGGTAACAAGTGAGATTAGTCGAAATATACACACCATAGAAACGATGGCGCTTGAGCTGTTACAAAATGGCACACAAACTGCTGTGAGTACTCAAAACCTTTCGATTGCCAATGAACGCCTCAATTTGTTAGTTAATAAGTTCAAATTAGCCTAA
- a CDS encoding porin, whose protein sequence is MNKKVLITLAATFISFNSYADYYISGFGTVAGGKATGDEAVVERGGIAGYDEDSWSFDNGTFVGLQGTVELYDKLGMTVQAKFEASENWAGDVTWGYLSYDATDEWRIILGRQIMPHYIYSDFIDVSYTYNWIELPDQVYNAPFNSFNGVSSQYTFDFGHSSLFTQVLYGTEHDDATDNKYTDIWGGRLAYNYDWFTLNLAYYEFNEESSSSMDTPDGLIENNTDGVLISYDIGFQINYNNWYAIAEMTTVDLTDLREDGSTDGPGTLQPWMFSVAKRIGDFTPNVTYGESRQLDFNGEDSTAPFYTVGLRWDFYDSMALKTEYSHKEDSDGASGEVYQVAIVATF, encoded by the coding sequence ATGAATAAGAAAGTATTGATTACGCTCGCGGCGACGTTTATATCGTTTAATAGCTATGCAGATTACTACATCTCAGGTTTTGGAACTGTCGCTGGCGGTAAGGCAACGGGTGATGAAGCCGTTGTTGAACGTGGTGGTATTGCAGGATACGACGAAGATAGCTGGTCTTTTGACAATGGCACCTTTGTTGGTTTACAAGGCACTGTTGAGTTGTATGACAAGCTGGGTATGACGGTTCAAGCAAAGTTTGAAGCGTCAGAAAATTGGGCTGGTGATGTGACATGGGGATATTTGAGTTACGATGCAACCGACGAATGGCGCATTATTTTGGGCCGTCAAATTATGCCGCATTATATTTATTCCGATTTTATTGATGTGTCTTATACCTATAATTGGATTGAATTGCCAGACCAAGTATATAACGCACCATTTAATAGTTTTAATGGTGTTAGCTCACAATATACCTTTGATTTTGGTCATTCATCATTATTTACCCAAGTGTTATATGGTACCGAACATGATGATGCCACTGATAATAAATATACCGATATTTGGGGCGGCAGACTTGCGTATAATTATGATTGGTTCACGTTAAATTTGGCATATTATGAATTTAATGAAGAGTCAAGTTCAAGCATGGATACGCCAGATGGCTTGATTGAAAATAATACGGATGGCGTACTCATCAGTTACGATATTGGCTTTCAAATTAATTACAACAATTGGTATGCAATAGCCGAAATGACAACCGTAGATTTAACTGACTTAAGAGAAGATGGCAGTACTGATGGCCCTGGTACGCTCCAACCCTGGATGTTTTCGGTTGCTAAACGTATAGGTGATTTTACCCCTAACGTCACATATGGAGAATCTCGTCAATTGGATTTTAATGGCGAAGACTCAACTGCTCCGTTTTATACTGTCGGGCTTAGATGGGACTTTTATGACTCAATGGCGTTAAAAACAGAATATTCTCATAAAGAAGATTCTGATGGTGCTAGCGGCGAAGTTTATCAAGTCGCCATAGTTGCAACATTTTAA